The Mycolicibacterium parafortuitum nucleotide sequence CAGCCGGCCCATGATCACGGTGTGGCCCATGGTCAGGTCCTTGAAACGGGCCATATCCTCCGGAACGTGCCACGGGATCCCGTTGTCGCGGCCGATCACCCCGGAACTGGACTGCGCCCAGATCAGGTTCAGTTCGCTCACACTGCCACCGGGGCCTTGATGGCCGGGTGCGGGTCATAGTTGTTGATGACGATGTCCTCGTAGGTGTAGTCGAAGATCGAATCTCGCTGCGCCAAAACGAGTTCCGGATATGGACGGGGATCGCGGGACAGCTGCTCGGTGACCTGCTCGACGTGGTTGTCGTAGATGTGGCAGTCCCCGCCGGTCCAGATGAACTCCCCGACCCCCAGGCCGGCCTGCGCGGCCATCATGTGGGTCAGCAGCGCATAGCTGGCGATGTTGAACGGGACCCCGAGGAACAGGTCCGCGCTGCGCTGGTAGAGCTGGCAGCTCAGCCGTCCATCGGCGACATAGAACTGGAAGAACGCGTGGCACGGTGGCAGCGCCATCTGCGGGATCTCGCCGACATTCCAGGCCGAGACGATGTTGCGCCGCGAGTCCGGATCACGTTTGAGCAGCTCCAGCGCGGCACTGATCTGATCGATGTGGTCACCCGACGGGGTCGGCCACGAGCGCCACTGAACCCCGTATACCGGTCCGAGATCGCCTGTCGGAGAAGCCCATTCATCCCAGATGGTGACACCGTGCTCCTGCAGCCAGCGCACATTGGAGTCGCCGCGCAGGAACCACAGCAGCTCGTAGACGATCGACTTGGTGTGCACCTTCTTGGTGGTGATCAGCGGGAAGCCCGCGTTCAGGTCGTAGCGCATCTGGTGCCCGAACAGGCTGCGGGTGCCGGTTCCGGTGCGGTCGGATTTCGGGACGCCGGTGTCGAGCACCAGGCGCAACAGATCCTCGTACGGGGTGGCGATCGGCACGTCGCTCAGCTTACGTGCAGCGCCGCGGAGTAGAACGGAACCCATGCCGACGATCACCGATCACGTCACCACCACCGACGGGACCTGCCCCGTCAGCCTGCACACCCCCGACGACGGGCCGTGGCCCGGCATCGTGATGTATCCCGACGCCGGCGGTGTGCGCCCGACGTTCCGCGCGATGGCCGACCGGCTCGCCGGTGACGGCTATGCGGTGCTGCTGCCCGACGTGTACTACCGCGAGGGCGACTGGCAGCCGTTCACGATGGCGACCGTGTTCGGGGACGCCTCGGAGCGGCAACGGCTCTACGGGATGATCGCGAAGGTCACGCCCGACCGGATGGCGGGCGATGCGACCGCGTTCTTCGACTACCTGGCGTCGCGCCCCGAGGTCACCGGCGACGCGTTCGGGACCACGGGATACTGCATGGGCGGGCGCACGTCGCTGGTGGTGGCCGGCCGGGTGCCCGAGCGCGTCGCGGCGGCGATGTCGTTCCACGGCGGCGGACTGGTCGCCGACGAACCCACGAGCCCGCACCTGCTGGCCGAGCAGATCCGCGCGGCGGTCTACGTCGGCGCGGCCCGCCAGGACAAATCGTTCACCACAGCCGACGGTGAGACGCTCGACAAGGCACTGACCGCGGCCGGCGTCGAGCACACCATCGAGTGGTATCCCGCGCTGCACGGGTTCGCGGTGCCCGACAACGCGCCGTACGACGAGGCCGCGGCCGACCGTCACTGGGCCGCGACAAAGAGTTTCTTCGGCGCCCACCTGCACTGAACCCCGTTGCCGGAACGGACTATTCAGCAGCCCCGGCGCGCCTGGACCGCAGCAACGACGACAGCCCGCGCAGCAGCCCGCGGGCGGCGTAGACGCCGGCGAGGATGGACAGCACGATCAGCACGACGAACATCAGTACCCAGTTGGCGCGTTCGTGTTCGACGTTCCACCACACGATGGTGAACAGCACCGCGCAGATGAAGACCACGATGTCGCGCCAGTTGCCCTGGTAGGAGGCCGCGAGCGCGCGGAGCTCGCGGTTCTTGTCGACGGCGGTGATCAGGTCGTCGATGCGCATATCGATCACCCGCTGCAGTTCGGCGCGACGCTCGACCTGGTCCGGTGGAATCCGCTCGAGCAGGTCCATGTCCTTGGCGATCATGCCTCGAATATCAGGGGCCTTCAGGTTGCCTGCCGCGATGCCGAGCAGCGCGCCACCGGCAATCGGCGCACCGGCGAGGGCGAATTCGGCGATACCCGGCATGTGGATTCTCCGTCCGTTGCTGCTTGGTGAACACGGGCGGGCCTCAGCCTAATGTCGCCAGGTGCCGAATCGGCCTAACCCATCAGTTGCGCCGCGACGGTCGCGCCGAGGTTCCAGCAGGCTTCCAGGTCGTCTTTGGTCGGCTTGCCCGCCACGATGACGGTTTCGGCGGCCCTCTCCCAGCCGAGTCCGCCGGTGATGCCCGCGAGGGCGCGTTCGGCGCCCTCGGTGCCCTCGTTGCCGTGCAGATACATCCCGAACGGGCGACCTTTGGTCGCGTCCAGCAATTGATAGTAGGCGCAGTCGAACGCGTGTTTCATTGCGCCGCTGATGTATCCGAGGTTGGCCGGGGTACCGAGCAGGTATCCGTCGGCGTCGAGCATCTCGGCGGCCGAGACGGTCAGCGCCGGGCGGCGGACGACGTCGACGCCCTCGATCTCCGGGTCCGTCGCCCCGGAGAGCACCGCCTCGAACATCTCGTGGCAGTGCGGCGAGGGCGTGTGATGGACGATCAGCAGCGTCGCGCTCATCGCGCGGCCTCCTCCATCTGGACGGCCTTCTTCATCGTCTCCCTGGCGCGCGACCGGTCACCGGCGTAGTCGTATGCGCGCGCGAGCCGGTACCAGCGCACCCAGTTGTCGGGGTCGTTCTCCAGTTCGGTGCGCACCGTCGCGAACAGTTCGTCGGCGGCGTCGCGCCGGATCCGGCCCGACGCGCGGCGCGGCAGCTCGCTGACGTCGAGTTCCATTCCGGTCTCGCGCGCTTTGCGGGCCAGGCGCTGATGTGCCAGACCGGCTTTCAGCGTCGCGACCAGGACCCACAGCCCGATGAACGGCAGGATCAACACGGCCACGCCGAGCCCGATCGGGGCGGCCTCCCCGGAGGAGATCAGCACGACGGCCGTGCGGCCGAGCAGGACGAAGTACACGACGAGCGCGACGCACATGAAGCCGATCACCAGCTGTGTGCGCAGCGCCCGCCCGTCACCGCTCATGCCAGGTCGAGCAGCGGTTCGATGCCGATCGTCAGGCCCGGGAACTCGCGGATCTTGCGCACGGCGAGCAGGACGCCGGGGACGAAGGACGTGCGGTCGAAGCTGTCGTGGCGGATGGTCAGCGTCTCCCCCGTGGTGCCGAACAGCACTTCCTGGTGGGCGACGAGGCCGGCCAGCCGGACCGAGTGCACGGGAATGCCGTCGACGTCTGCGCCGCGGGCGCCGTCGAGCCCGGTGCTGGTGGCATCGGGATTGGGCGGCATACCTTTTCGCGCCTCGGCGATCAGACGCGCGGTGCGCGCGGCCGTGCCGGACGGGGCGTCGGCCTTGTGCGGGTGATGCAGTTCGATGACCTCGACGGACTCGAAGTACTTGGCGGCCTGCTGCGCGAAATGCATGGACAGCACCGCGCCGATGGCGAAGTTCGGTGCGATCAGCACCGAGACGTCCGGCTTGGCCGCAAGCCATTCCCGGACCTGCTCGAGGCGTTCGTCGGTGAAGCCGGTGGTGCCGACGACGGCGTGAATGCCGTTGTCGATCAGGAACTTCAGGTTGTCCATGACGACGTCCGGGTGGGTGAAGTCGATGACGACCTCGGTGCCGCTGTCGACGAGATCCGACAGCGCGTCACCGGCATCCACCCCGGTGGTGAAGGTGAGGTCCTCGGCGGCTTTGACGCCCGCCACCATCGCCGCGCCCACTTTGCCTTTGGCGCCCAGCACTCCGACTCGCATGGGCTCACCCTAGCGGTCGGGCTGCGGCCTCGGTTTCGCCGGACCAGACCGAACGGCTACCACCACCCCGAACGCCACCTCCTCCACGACGACAACGACGAAGACGATGATGATGACGCCCCGTAGCCGGGTAACCTCTGGCAATGCGCACACACCGGGGGTATTCGATGCTCGCCGCAGCCGTGGGCTGCGCGGTCTTCGGCGGGACGCTGGCGGCGCCCGCGCACGCAGCACCGTCCTACGGAAGCAACGGCGTCTTCGGCGTCACAACGCAGGCGCGCGACGGCTGGGCGACGACGTTCATCCCACCCGGCCGTTACCGGGTCGACCAGTCGCCGAGCATGCAGCCTTACCAGAGCCCGCCCGGAATGTGGTTCCGGTGCAACAACTTCCCCTGCGCCGCAACGTTTCCGGGCAACATCATCGCGACCGGAGCAGCATTGCGCGACGCCCCCACGTTCGTCGACATCCTGCCGACCGACGTCGCGGTGTCACTGCTGAACGTCACCCTGACGCCGGCCTGACCTACAGCGGCGACGCGCCGCGCAGATGCTCGAAGATCAGCGACGTCTGCGTCCCCGCGACGTCGGCGTCGGCGTTCAGGTTCTCCACGACGAATGCCCGCAGGTCGTCGGTGTCGCGCGCCGCGACGTGCAGGATGAAGTCGTCGGCGCCGGCCAGGAAGTACACGTCCATCACCTGCGGCTTGCGCCGGATGGTCTGGATGAAGTTGCGGATCTTGCCCCGCGAGCTGGCCTGAAGGCTGACCGAGATCATCGCCTGCAGGTTCAACCCGATCGCCGCCGGATCGATGTCGGTATAGAAGCCACGGATCACCCCGAGCTCCTGCAGGCGGCGCACCCGGCCGTGACATGTCGACGGCGCGATGCCGACCAGCTCGGCCAACGCGTTGTTGGCGATCCGGGCGTCGGCGTGCAGCGCCGTCAGGATGCGCCGGTCGACGTCATCGATCGGAACCGGCCGAACATCCTTCGGCGCCACCGACCGTACAGGCTCATTACCCGATGATATTTCTGTCACATCCGAATCATATTGAATCTTTGTCGCAAATATTGCGCTGGATTTCTCTTTTCTTCACACTCATAACCAACCGATTCCTAGCTGAGGAGCGATCATGCGTGTCGGCATCCCGACCGAGATCAAGAACAACGAATACCGCGTCGCCGTCACCCCGTCGGGCGTCGCCGAGCTGGTCCACCGCGGCCACGAGGTGCTGGTCCAGGCCGGAGCCGGCGACGGATCGGCGATCTCCGACGCCGACTTCAAGCGCGCCGGCGCGCAGATGATCAGCACCGCCGACGAGGTGTGGGCCGAGGCCGACCTGCTGCTGAAGGTCAAGGAGCCCATCGAGGCCGAATACGCGAAGATGCGCAAGGGCCAGACCCTGTTCACCTATCTCCACCTCGCCGCATCCAAGCCGTGCACCGATGCGCTGATGGCCTCCGGCACCACGTCGATCGCCTACGAGACCGTGCAGACCGCCGACGGCGCGCTGCCCCTCCTGGCCCCGATGAGCGAGGTGGCCGGCCGGCTGTCGGCCCAGGTCGGCGCCTACCACCTGATGCGCAGCCACGGCGGACGCGGCGTGCTGATGGGCGGTGTCCCCGGCGTCGCCCCGGCCGAGGTCGTCGTCATCGGCGGCGGCGTGGCCGGCTACAACGCCGCCCGCATCGCCAAGGGCATGGGTGCCCACGTCAACGTCTTCGACGTCAACATCAACACCCTGCGCAAGATCGACAACGAGTTCAACGGCAGCATCGAGACCCGCTACTCGTCCTCGCTCGACCTGGAGGATGCCGTCAAGGGCGCCGACCTCGTCATCGGAGCGGTGCTCGTGCCCGGCGCGAAGGCCCCCAAACTGGTCACCAATTCGACTGTCGCCGCGATGAAGTCGGGTGCTGTGCTGGTCGACATCGCGATCGACCAGGGCGGCTGCTTCGAGGACTCGCGTCCCACCACGCACGACGATCCGACGTTCGCGGTGCACGACACGGTGTTCTACTGCGTCGCCAACATGCCCGGCGCCGTGCCGCGCACGTCGACCTACGCGCTGACCAACGCGACGCTGCCCTACGTGATCAAGCTCGCGAACCAGGGCTGGCAGGACGCGTGCCGCGCGGACGCGGCTCTGGCGAAGGGTCTGTCGACGCACGACGGTGCGCTGCTCTCCGAGCAGGTGGCCTCCGATCTCGACCTGCCCTACACCGATCCCGCGAGCCTGCTGGCCTGATCGACTACTCAGTCGAAGAGATCGCCGTCGACGTAGAACCACCGCCCGGCGCGCCGCGCGAAGCGTGACCGCTCGTGCAGCGCTCCGGCGCGGTGGTACGCGCGGAACTCGACCTCACCGGTGTCGTCCCCCGGCCCGCCGCCGACCCGGTCGAGGATCTCCAGCCGCGACCAGGTGACCGTCAGGTCCGAGACCTCGTCCGGACGGGTACGGGGGTGCCATGTGCGCCATACATATTCGGAGTCACCAACCACGTACGCGCTGTAGCGCGACCGCATCAGTTCTTCGGCCGTCTCGGCCTGCCGGTCGCCGACGTGCAACGGCCGGCAGCAGGATCCGTACACCTCGCCGCTGCCGCACGGGCACGGTTCGTCAGCGCGCACCGGTGGACGGTCCGTCCAGCTCCGCCAGCACCAGCGCCGCCAGCTCCCCGATCAGCGGCCGCAG carries:
- a CDS encoding Lrp/AsnC family transcriptional regulator, translated to MAPKDVRPVPIDDVDRRILTALHADARIANNALAELVGIAPSTCHGRVRRLQELGVIRGFYTDIDPAAIGLNLQAMISVSLQASSRGKIRNFIQTIRRKPQVMDVYFLAGADDFILHVAARDTDDLRAFVVENLNADADVAGTQTSLIFEHLRGASPL
- a CDS encoding dienelactone hydrolase family protein, translating into MPTITDHVTTTDGTCPVSLHTPDDGPWPGIVMYPDAGGVRPTFRAMADRLAGDGYAVLLPDVYYREGDWQPFTMATVFGDASERQRLYGMIAKVTPDRMAGDATAFFDYLASRPEVTGDAFGTTGYCMGGRTSLVVAGRVPERVAAAMSFHGGGLVADEPTSPHLLAEQIRAAVYVGAARQDKSFTTADGETLDKALTAAGVEHTIEWYPALHGFAVPDNAPYDEAAADRHWAATKSFFGAHLH
- the ald gene encoding alanine dehydrogenase; this encodes MRVGIPTEIKNNEYRVAVTPSGVAELVHRGHEVLVQAGAGDGSAISDADFKRAGAQMISTADEVWAEADLLLKVKEPIEAEYAKMRKGQTLFTYLHLAASKPCTDALMASGTTSIAYETVQTADGALPLLAPMSEVAGRLSAQVGAYHLMRSHGGRGVLMGGVPGVAPAEVVVIGGGVAGYNAARIAKGMGAHVNVFDVNINTLRKIDNEFNGSIETRYSSSLDLEDAVKGADLVIGAVLVPGAKAPKLVTNSTVAAMKSGAVLVDIAIDQGGCFEDSRPTTHDDPTFAVHDTVFYCVANMPGAVPRTSTYALTNATLPYVIKLANQGWQDACRADAALAKGLSTHDGALLSEQVASDLDLPYTDPASLLA
- a CDS encoding thymidylate synthase, with product MPIATPYEDLLRLVLDTGVPKSDRTGTGTRSLFGHQMRYDLNAGFPLITTKKVHTKSIVYELLWFLRGDSNVRWLQEHGVTIWDEWASPTGDLGPVYGVQWRSWPTPSGDHIDQISAALELLKRDPDSRRNIVSAWNVGEIPQMALPPCHAFFQFYVADGRLSCQLYQRSADLFLGVPFNIASYALLTHMMAAQAGLGVGEFIWTGGDCHIYDNHVEQVTEQLSRDPRPYPELVLAQRDSIFDYTYEDIVINNYDPHPAIKAPVAV
- a CDS encoding YchJ family protein; its protein translation is MRADEPCPCGSGEVYGSCCRPLHVGDRQAETAEELMRSRYSAYVVGDSEYVWRTWHPRTRPDEVSDLTVTWSRLEILDRVGGGPGDDTGEVEFRAYHRAGALHERSRFARRAGRWFYVDGDLFD
- the dapB gene encoding 4-hydroxy-tetrahydrodipicolinate reductase yields the protein MRVGVLGAKGKVGAAMVAGVKAAEDLTFTTGVDAGDALSDLVDSGTEVVIDFTHPDVVMDNLKFLIDNGIHAVVGTTGFTDERLEQVREWLAAKPDVSVLIAPNFAIGAVLSMHFAQQAAKYFESVEVIELHHPHKADAPSGTAARTARLIAEARKGMPPNPDATSTGLDGARGADVDGIPVHSVRLAGLVAHQEVLFGTTGETLTIRHDSFDRTSFVPGVLLAVRKIREFPGLTIGIEPLLDLA
- a CDS encoding flavodoxin family protein, coding for MSATLLIVHHTPSPHCHEMFEAVLSGATDPEIEGVDVVRRPALTVSAAEMLDADGYLLGTPANLGYISGAMKHAFDCAYYQLLDATKGRPFGMYLHGNEGTEGAERALAGITGGLGWERAAETVIVAGKPTKDDLEACWNLGATVAAQLMG